In Arachis stenosperma cultivar V10309 chromosome 1, arast.V10309.gnm1.PFL2, whole genome shotgun sequence, one DNA window encodes the following:
- the LOC130978725 gene encoding uncharacterized protein LOC130978725, with protein sequence MADAPPPTPSELLRMVTELQQANQRMAEANEHMRNENQRIQQQIEQLINARIEHGNNHDERNNDEEHRTHVSETPQDEEGGGPHDSEKRAETDKDELDNSTGPFTADIMNFQLPRQFTLPTTLTPYDGLGDPKQHIKKFRSIMIVNGVSDPILCRCFPSFLDGPALDWFCSLPADSISRFQELAKQFEDHFAASAIYLHDSDYLTTVKQGPQESLKDYITRFTKIAMRIPDLHPEVHLHAIKSGLRPGKFQEAIAVAKPRTLAEFREKAKGQIDIEELRQARKSEKSAITKDDEKPRETRKNFKPVPRYESYTQFNTKRDDIIKEILNSKLIKPPRKAGSYPEPKNVDKSKYCTFHQKFGHTTDECVIAKDLLERLAR encoded by the coding sequence ATGGCTGACGCACCTCCTCCCACCCCATCGGAGCTCCTTCGTATGGTGACTGAACTTCAACAGGCAAATCAGCGCATGGCTGAGGCTAACGAGCATATGAGAAACGAGAATCAACGGATACAACAACAAATCGAGCAATTAATCAACGCCCGCATTGAACATGGTAACAATCATGATGAGCGAAATAATGACGAGGAACATCGCACACATGTGTCGGAGACACCTCAGGACGAGGAAGGCGGCGGTCCGCACGACAGCGAAAAAAGAGCCGAAACCGATAAGGACGAGCTTGACAATTCCACAGGACCATTCACGGCGGACATCATGAATTTCCAGCTACCTAGGCAGTTTACTCTACCAACAACATTGACTCCTTATGATGGATTGGGAGACCCAAAGCAACACATCAAGAAATTCCGATCAATTATGATTGTTAACGGTGTATCTGATCCTATTCTATGCCGttgttttccttcttttttagATGGTCCTGCACTTGACTGGTTTTGCTCTTTGCCTGCAGATTCTATTTCCCGATTTCAAGAACTGGCAAAGCAGTTTGAGGACCATTTTGCAGCGTCCGCTATTTACCTACATGACTCGGACTATTTGACAACTGTTAAACAAGGCCCTCAAGAAAGCCTAAAGGACTACATCACCCGTTTCACAAAGATAGCGATGAGGATCCCCGACCTCCATCCTGAAGTCCACCTACATGCTATTAAGAGTGGGCTCCGTCCAGGGAAATTCCAGGAAGCTATCGCGGTAGCTAAACCAAGAACCCTGGCCGAGTTCCGCGAGAAGGCTAAAGGACAAATAGACATCGAAGAACTCCGTCAAGCTCGGAAATCAGAAAAGTCGGCAATCACCAAAGACGACGAGAAGCCCCGCGAAACTAGAAAAAACTTCAAACCAGTACCCCGATACGAGTCATACACACAGTTCAACACCAAGCGAGACGACATTATCAAGGAGATATTAAACTCTAAGCTGATCAAACCTCCACGGAAAGCCGGGAGTTATCCAGAACCAAAAAATGTTGATAAATCCAAGTATTGTACATTCCATCAGAAGTTCGGTCATACAACCGATGAATGTGTGATCGCTAAAGATCTCCTTGAACGTTTGGCGAGATAG